Genomic segment of Sinorhizobium meliloti:
TGCAACGGAAATGACCGGCGCATCATGGTAAACATGTGGCAGCACGAGAAAATCGTGCACGAAAATCAATCAGACGCTAATTTAGGGCGGACAAAAATCGCTTTTCAGGCGGCCAGAATCGGCAATGTCGAAAGCAGGCGGTGCAGCGTATCGATAGTGGAAACGTCGGCGATGCCGTCCACTCGCGATTGTCGGAAATGGCGCTGGAACGCAGCGACCACCCCTTCGGTCTTCGCGCAGAAATCCCCTGTGATTTCAACTCCGTAACCATAGAGCAAAAGCATGGACTGGAGTGCTTCCACGGGCTGGCCCCGGTCGCCGCGCTGGAAGAAGCGACCGCCCCTCACGGAGGCCGGTTCAACCCAGTGTCCGACCCCGCGACGAAACAGCACATCCCAAGGAAAATTTTCTCCAGGATCAACCTTGCGAATCGGCGCGATATCGCTATGCGCAAGCACCCTCTCCGGGGTGATTTGCCAGCGTTCGCCACAGTCCAGACACAATTCGGCGACTGCCTCGATCTGCGCTTCAGGGAAGTCCGGGAGGCCGCCCGGGTGACCGGCATTGGCAATCTCGATCCCGATGGAGCACGAATTGATATCCGTTTCGCCCTTCCAGACGCCCTTGCCCGCGTGCCAGGCCCTGCGTTCTTCCGGTACCAGCTGGGCGATTCGCCCCTCCTCGTCTACGAAATAGTGACAGGAGACCTGGCTTTCCTCGCGACAGAGCCAGTCGAGCGCGGACGCCGCCGTCTCCATGCCGGTGTAATGAAGGATGATCATATCCGGCCTGCGCCCGCCGGCGCGCTCGCCATGGTTGGGCGAGGGCACGAGATGAGCGCCGGGGAAGTCGCAGGTCTCGGATGTCATGCGGCGCGGCGCTCTCTTTCGATCGCCTCGTAGGCCGCGTTGAGCACGGCCATGCGATCGTTGGCGATCGCGTGGAACTCTTCCGGCACGCCGCGCGCCACGAGCATGTCCGGGTGGTTCTCGGAAACGAGAACGCGATAGCGCTTGCGAATCGCGGAAAAGTCATCCTTCGGCGAAACGCCGAGAACCTGGTAGGGATCGCGGTCGTCGCCATGAACGTGGCGCGCCATGATGCACCCGAAATGCTCGTCGTCCATCCTGAATATTTCAGCCACACGCCTCAGGAACGTAAGCTCCTTCTCGTGCACCGCCCCGTCCGATTTCGCGATATGGAACAGGCCGTCGACGATGTCTTCGAGAATCGGGCAATTCCTCTCGCAAGAGGAGCAGAGCGAAGCCATTTTCTCCGCATAGGCCTCGTAGCCGGCAACGTCCTGGCGGGCGAGATTGTAAAGCCTGGCGACGTTCCTCGCCTGGTCCGCGGGAAACTTGAAGATGTCGCGAAAGGCGCTTACCTCGGCCTCGTTCACGATGCCGTCGGCCTTCGCCATTTTCGCCGAAAGCGCGATCATGGCGACCGAAAAGGCGACCTTTCGCCGGGTTTCCGGATCTCCTTCGAAGAGCGTCCGGACCGCCTCGACCACTCCAGTAAGGGCGTTACCAGTGGTCGTGACGATTTTGAGGAGGCTGTCCCAA
This window contains:
- a CDS encoding N-acetylmuramoyl-L-alanine amidase — encoded protein: MTSETCDFPGAHLVPSPNHGERAGGRRPDMIILHYTGMETAASALDWLCREESQVSCHYFVDEEGRIAQLVPEERRAWHAGKGVWKGETDINSCSIGIEIANAGHPGGLPDFPEAQIEAVAELCLDCGERWQITPERVLAHSDIAPIRKVDPGENFPWDVLFRRGVGHWVEPASVRGGRFFQRGDRGQPVEALQSMLLLYGYGVEITGDFCAKTEGVVAAFQRHFRQSRVDGIADVSTIDTLHRLLSTLPILAA
- a CDS encoding J domain-containing protein, which produces MSFWDSLLKIVTTTGNALTGVVEAVRTLFEGDPETRRKVAFSVAMIALSAKMAKADGIVNEAEVSAFRDIFKFPADQARNVARLYNLARQDVAGYEAYAEKMASLCSSCERNCPILEDIVDGLFHIAKSDGAVHEKELTFLRRVAEIFRMDDEHFGCIMARHVHGDDRDPYQVLGVSPKDDFSAIRKRYRVLVSENHPDMLVARGVPEEFHAIANDRMAVLNAAYEAIERERRAA